One Citrobacter amalonaticus genomic window carries:
- the srlA gene encoding PTS glucitol/sorbitol transporter subunit IIC, whose protein sequence is MIVEIAEGFIHLFQSAGKIFSGMIVSTIPMLITLILTVNFIMKLIGQQRMEKVATLMGKSKILTYGILPSFAWFFLSSPGALTMGKFLPERCKPAYQDALGSTVHPLTSLFPHIVPSELFIWLGVAAGLTRLDLPVADLALRYIAAGILLGFIRGFLTEYIFTRLEKRELNQE, encoded by the coding sequence ATGATAGTTGAAATTGCAGAAGGCTTTATCCATCTTTTCCAGAGCGCAGGAAAGATATTCTCCGGGATGATCGTCAGTACCATTCCGATGCTGATAACCTTAATTTTGACCGTTAATTTTATTATGAAATTAATTGGCCAACAGCGAATGGAAAAAGTCGCCACCCTGATGGGGAAATCAAAAATATTAACCTACGGAATTTTGCCGAGTTTTGCCTGGTTCTTCCTTAGCAGTCCGGGCGCGCTGACGATGGGGAAATTTCTACCCGAACGTTGTAAACCCGCTTATCAGGATGCGCTGGGTAGTACCGTACACCCGCTGACGTCTCTGTTCCCACACATTGTGCCATCTGAACTCTTTATCTGGCTGGGGGTAGCCGCTGGTCTGACGCGACTCGATTTGCCGGTTGCCGACCTGGCATTACGCTATATCGCCGCGGGTATTCTGCTCGGCTTTATCCGTGGTTTTCTTACGGAATATATCTTCACCCGGCTGGAGAAGCGCGAACTTAATCAGGAATAA
- the gyrA gene encoding DNA topoisomerase (ATP-hydrolyzing) subunit A, translating into MSDLAREITPVNIEEELKNSYLDYAMSVIVGRALPDVRDGLKPVHRRVLYAMNVLGNDWNKAYKKSARVVGDVIGKYHPHGDSAVYDTIVRMAQPFSLRYMLVDGQGNFGSIDGDSAAAMRYTEIRLAKIAHELMADLEKETVDFVDNYDGTEKIPDVMPTKIPNLLVNGSSGIAVGMATNIPPHNLTEVVNGCLAYIDDEDISIEGLMEYIPGPDFPTAAIINGRRGIEEAYRTGRGKVYIRARAEVEADAKTGRETIIVHEIPYQVNKARLIEKIAELVKDKRVEGISALRDESDKDGMRIVIEVKRDAVGEVVLNNLYSQTQLQVSFGINMVALHHGQPKIMNLKDIISAFVRHRREVVTRRTIFELRKARDRAHILEALAIALANIDPIIELIRRAPTPAEAKAALIARPWDLGNVAAMLERAGDDAARPEWLEPEFGVRDGQYYLTEQQAQAILDLRLQKLTGLEHEKLLDEYKELLEQIAELLHILGSADRLMEVIREELELIRDQFGDERRTEITANSADINIEDLINQEDVVVTLSHQGYVKYQPLTDYEAQRRGGKGKSAARIKEEDFIDRLLVANTHDTILCFSSRGRLYWMKVYQLPEASRGARGRPIVNLLPLEADERITAILPVREYEEGVNVFMATASGTVKKTALTEFSRPRSAGIIAVNLNDGDELIGVDLTSGSDEVMLFSAAGKVVRFKENAVRAMGRTATGVRGIKLAGEDKVVSLIIPRGEGAILTVTQNGYGKRTAAEEYPTKSRATQGVISIKVTERNGSVVGAVQVDDCDQIMMITDAGTLVRTRVSEISVVGRNTQGVILIRTAEDENVVGLQRVAEPVDDEDLDSIDGSAAEGDDDIAPEAETDDDVADDADE; encoded by the coding sequence ATGAGCGACCTTGCGAGAGAAATTACACCGGTCAACATTGAGGAAGAGCTGAAGAACTCTTATCTGGATTATGCGATGTCGGTCATTGTTGGCCGTGCGCTGCCGGATGTCCGAGATGGCCTGAAGCCGGTACACCGTCGCGTACTTTACGCCATGAACGTATTGGGCAATGACTGGAACAAAGCCTATAAGAAATCAGCCCGTGTCGTTGGTGACGTAATCGGTAAATACCACCCGCATGGCGACTCTGCGGTATACGACACCATTGTCCGTATGGCTCAGCCGTTCTCGCTGAGATATATGCTGGTGGATGGCCAGGGGAACTTCGGTTCCATCGATGGCGATTCCGCAGCGGCGATGCGTTATACGGAAATCCGTCTGGCGAAGATTGCCCATGAGTTAATGGCCGATCTGGAAAAAGAGACGGTTGATTTTGTCGACAACTATGACGGCACGGAAAAAATCCCTGACGTTATGCCGACCAAAATCCCTAACCTGTTGGTGAACGGTTCGTCCGGTATCGCAGTAGGTATGGCGACCAACATCCCGCCACACAACCTGACGGAAGTGGTTAACGGTTGCCTGGCGTATATCGACGATGAAGACATCAGCATTGAAGGGCTGATGGAATACATCCCGGGTCCGGACTTCCCGACGGCGGCGATCATCAACGGTCGTCGCGGTATTGAAGAAGCCTATCGTACCGGTCGCGGTAAAGTGTACATTCGTGCCCGTGCGGAAGTGGAAGCAGACGCGAAAACCGGTCGTGAAACCATTATCGTGCATGAGATTCCGTATCAGGTGAACAAAGCGCGCCTGATCGAGAAAATCGCGGAACTGGTAAAAGACAAACGCGTTGAAGGCATCAGCGCGCTGCGTGACGAGTCTGACAAAGACGGTATGCGCATCGTGATTGAAGTGAAACGCGACGCGGTCGGGGAAGTGGTACTGAACAACCTCTACTCCCAGACTCAACTGCAGGTCTCTTTCGGTATCAACATGGTGGCACTGCACCATGGCCAGCCGAAGATCATGAACCTGAAAGACATCATTTCAGCGTTTGTGCGCCACCGCCGTGAAGTGGTGACCCGCCGTACCATTTTCGAACTGCGTAAAGCCCGCGATCGTGCGCATATCCTTGAAGCACTGGCAATTGCGCTGGCGAACATCGACCCGATCATTGAGCTGATTCGTCGCGCGCCGACCCCGGCGGAAGCGAAAGCGGCATTGATCGCACGTCCGTGGGATCTGGGCAACGTGGCTGCGATGCTGGAACGTGCCGGTGACGACGCTGCGCGTCCGGAATGGCTGGAGCCAGAATTCGGCGTGCGTGACGGTCAGTACTACCTGACAGAACAGCAGGCCCAGGCGATTCTGGATCTGCGTCTGCAGAAACTGACCGGCCTTGAGCACGAAAAACTGCTCGACGAATACAAAGAGCTGCTGGAACAGATCGCGGAACTGCTGCACATTCTGGGCAGCGCCGATCGCCTGATGGAAGTGATTCGCGAAGAGCTGGAACTGATCCGCGATCAGTTTGGCGATGAGCGTCGTACCGAAATCACTGCCAACAGCGCTGATATCAATATCGAAGATCTGATCAACCAGGAAGATGTGGTTGTCACCCTGTCTCACCAGGGCTACGTGAAGTATCAGCCGCTGACCGACTACGAAGCACAACGTCGTGGTGGGAAAGGCAAGTCGGCTGCACGTATTAAAGAAGAAGACTTTATTGACCGTCTACTGGTGGCCAACACCCATGACACGATCCTCTGCTTCTCCAGCCGGGGTCGTCTGTACTGGATGAAGGTTTATCAGTTGCCTGAAGCGAGCCGTGGTGCGCGTGGTCGTCCGATCGTCAACCTGCTGCCGCTGGAAGCCGACGAACGTATTACCGCTATCCTGCCGGTTCGTGAGTACGAAGAGGGCGTGAACGTCTTTATGGCGACCGCCAGCGGTACGGTGAAGAAAACGGCGCTGACCGAATTCAGCCGTCCGCGTTCTGCCGGTATCATCGCGGTGAACCTGAACGACGGCGACGAACTGATTGGCGTGGATCTGACCTCCGGTTCTGACGAAGTCATGCTGTTCTCGGCGGCGGGCAAAGTGGTACGCTTTAAAGAAAACGCCGTTCGTGCAATGGGCCGTACTGCGACCGGTGTACGTGGCATCAAGCTGGCGGGTGAAGACAAAGTCGTCTCCCTGATTATTCCACGTGGCGAAGGCGCAATCCTGACCGTGACGCAAAATGGTTACGGTAAGCGTACGGCAGCGGAAGAGTATCCGACCAAGTCTCGTGCGACGCAGGGCGTTATCTCTATCAAAGTGACCGAGCGCAACGGTTCTGTTGTTGGCGCGGTGCAGGTTGATGATTGCGACCAGATCATGATGATCACCGATGCCGGTACGCTGGTGCGTACTCGCGTGTCGGAAATCAGCGTGGTAGGGCGTAACACTCAGGGCGTAATCCTCATCCGTACTGCGGAAGATGAAAACGTGGTGGGCCTGCAGCGTGTGGCTGAGCCGGTGGATGACGAAGACCTCGACTCCATCGACGGTAGCGCGGCGGAAGGGGACGATGATATCGCCCCGGAAGCGGAAACCGACGACGATGTCGCCGATGACGCAGACGAGTAA
- the ubiG gene encoding bifunctional 2-polyprenyl-6-hydroxyphenol methylase/3-demethylubiquinol 3-O-methyltransferase UbiG, with protein MNAVKPPVNHNVDHEEIAKFEAVASRWWDLEGEFKPLHRINPLRLGYIAERSGGLFGKKVLDVGCGGGILAESMAREGATVTGLDMGFEPLQVAKLHALESGIQVDYVQETVEEHAAKHAHQYDVVTCMEMLEHVPDPQSVVRACAQLVKPGGEVFFSTLNRNGKSWLMAVVGAEYILRMVPKGTHDVKKFIKPAELLGWMDQTVLQERHMTGLHFNPITNTFKLGPGVDVNYMVHTTARVG; from the coding sequence ATGAATGCCGTAAAACCACCGGTAAACCACAACGTTGACCATGAAGAAATTGCCAAATTTGAAGCAGTCGCGTCGCGCTGGTGGGATCTGGAAGGCGAATTTAAGCCGTTGCATCGTATTAACCCGCTACGGCTGGGTTACATTGCTGAACGCTCAGGCGGCCTGTTTGGTAAAAAGGTGCTCGACGTCGGCTGCGGCGGCGGCATTCTGGCAGAGAGCATGGCGCGTGAAGGCGCCACGGTGACCGGTCTGGACATGGGTTTTGAGCCCTTGCAGGTAGCAAAACTGCATGCGCTGGAAAGTGGTATTCAGGTGGATTACGTGCAGGAAACCGTGGAAGAACACGCGGCAAAACATGCCCATCAGTATGACGTGGTAACCTGTATGGAGATGCTGGAACATGTGCCCGATCCGCAATCGGTGGTCAGAGCCTGTGCGCAACTGGTGAAACCCGGCGGCGAGGTGTTCTTCTCAACGCTCAACCGCAATGGCAAATCCTGGCTGATGGCCGTTGTCGGTGCGGAATATATTTTACGTATGGTGCCGAAAGGGACTCATGATGTGAAAAAATTTATTAAACCTGCGGAGCTGTTAGGTTGGATGGATCAGACGGTATTGCAGGAGCGCCATATGACCGGGTTGCATTTCAACCCCATCACCAACACCTTCAAGCTTGGTCCCGGCGTTGATGTTAACTATATGGTGCACACTACCGCCAGGGTTGGTTAG
- the nrdA gene encoding class 1a ribonucleoside-diphosphate reductase subunit alpha produces MNQSLLVTKRDGSTERINLDKIHRVLDWAAEGLNNVSISQVELRSHIQFYDGIKTSDIHETIIKAAADLISRDAPDYQYLAARLAIFHLRKKAYGEFEPPKLFDHVVKMVEMGKYDNHLLEDYTEEEFKQMDSFIVHDRDMTFSYAAVKQLEGKYLVQNRVTGEIYESAQFLYILVAACLFSNYPRDTRLEYVKRFYDAVSTFKISLPTPIMSGVRTPTRQFSSCVLIECGDSLDSINATSSAIVKYVSQRAGIGINAGRIRALGSPIRGGEAFHTGCIPFYKHFQTAVKSCSQGGVRGGAATLFYPMWHLEVESLLVLKNNRGVEGNRVRHMDYGVQINKLMYTRLLKGEDITLFSPSDVPGLYDAFFADQDEFERLYTKYEKDDSIRKQRVKAVELFSLMMQERASTGRIYIQNVDHCNTHSPFDPQVAPVRQSNLCLEIALPTKPLMDVNDENGEIALCTLSAFNLGAINSLEELEELAVLAVRALDALLDYQDYPIPAAKRGAMGRRTLGIGVINYAYYLAKHGVRYSDGSANNLTHKTFEAIQYYLLKASNELAIEQGACPWFNETTYAQGILPIDTYKKDLDAITNEPLHHDWEALRESIKTHGLRNSTLSALMPSETSSQISNATNGIEPPRGYVSIKASKDGILRQVVPDYEHLGNAYELLWEMPGNDGYLQLVGVMQKFIDQSISANTNYDPSRFPSGKVPMQQLLKDLLTAYKFGVKTLYYQNTRDGAEDAQDDLVPSIQDDGCESGACKI; encoded by the coding sequence ATGAATCAGAGTCTGCTGGTGACAAAGCGTGATGGTAGTACAGAGCGCATCAATCTCGACAAAATCCATCGGGTTCTGGATTGGGCGGCAGAAGGACTGAATAACGTATCGATCTCTCAGGTCGAACTGCGCTCCCATATCCAGTTTTATGACGGTATCAAGACCTCCGATATCCATGAAACGATCATTAAAGCGGCGGCGGACCTGATCTCCCGCGATGCGCCGGATTATCAGTATCTGGCTGCGCGTCTGGCGATTTTCCATCTGCGTAAAAAAGCCTACGGCGAATTCGAACCGCCGAAACTGTTTGACCATGTGGTGAAAATGGTTGAAATGGGCAAATACGACAATCATCTGCTGGAAGACTACACGGAAGAAGAGTTCAAGCAGATGGACTCGTTCATCGTACACGACCGTGATATGACCTTCTCCTACGCCGCCGTTAAACAGCTGGAAGGGAAATATCTGGTACAGAATCGTGTCACCGGTGAGATCTACGAAAGCGCTCAGTTCCTCTATATTCTGGTGGCAGCCTGCCTGTTCTCGAATTACCCGCGCGACACGCGTCTGGAATACGTAAAACGTTTTTATGACGCGGTGTCGACGTTCAAAATTTCGCTGCCGACGCCGATCATGTCCGGCGTTCGTACTCCGACGCGTCAGTTCAGCTCCTGCGTGCTGATCGAGTGCGGCGACAGCCTGGACTCGATCAACGCCACCTCCAGCGCGATTGTCAAATACGTCTCCCAGCGCGCCGGTATCGGTATCAACGCTGGTCGTATCCGTGCGCTGGGTAGCCCGATTCGCGGCGGCGAAGCGTTCCATACCGGCTGTATCCCGTTCTATAAGCACTTCCAGACCGCGGTGAAATCCTGCTCTCAAGGCGGCGTACGCGGTGGTGCGGCCACGCTGTTCTACCCGATGTGGCATCTGGAAGTGGAAAGCCTGCTGGTACTGAAAAACAACCGTGGCGTGGAAGGCAACCGCGTGCGTCACATGGACTACGGCGTACAGATCAACAAACTGATGTACACCCGCCTACTGAAAGGTGAAGACATTACCCTGTTCAGCCCGTCCGACGTCCCGGGTTTGTATGATGCGTTCTTCGCCGATCAGGACGAGTTCGAGCGTCTGTACACGAAATACGAGAAAGACGACAGCATCCGCAAACAGCGTGTGAAAGCCGTTGAACTGTTCTCGCTGATGATGCAGGAACGCGCCTCAACCGGTCGTATCTACATTCAGAACGTTGACCACTGCAACACCCACAGCCCGTTCGATCCGCAGGTCGCCCCGGTACGCCAGTCCAACCTGTGTCTGGAAATCGCCCTGCCGACCAAACCGCTGATGGATGTGAACGACGAAAACGGTGAAATCGCCCTGTGTACGCTCTCCGCGTTCAACCTGGGGGCGATTAACAGCCTCGAGGAACTGGAAGAGCTGGCGGTGCTGGCCGTTCGCGCCCTCGATGCGCTGTTAGATTATCAGGACTATCCGATCCCGGCCGCCAAACGTGGTGCGATGGGGCGTCGTACGCTGGGTATTGGCGTGATTAACTACGCTTACTACCTGGCGAAGCACGGCGTACGTTACTCCGACGGCAGCGCCAACAACCTGACGCACAAAACGTTTGAAGCCATTCAGTACTATCTGCTGAAGGCCTCTAACGAACTGGCGATTGAACAAGGTGCCTGCCCGTGGTTTAACGAAACCACCTACGCACAGGGCATTCTGCCGATCGATACCTACAAGAAAGATCTGGATGCCATCACCAACGAGCCGCTGCATCATGACTGGGAAGCGCTTCGTGAGTCCATCAAGACCCACGGTCTGCGTAACTCAACGCTCTCTGCCCTGATGCCGTCCGAGACCTCTTCGCAGATCTCGAACGCCACTAACGGTATTGAGCCGCCGCGCGGTTACGTCAGCATTAAAGCGTCGAAAGACGGGATCCTGCGTCAGGTCGTGCCGGACTACGAGCACCTGGGCAACGCCTATGAGCTGCTGTGGGAAATGCCGGGTAACGACGGTTATCTGCAACTGGTTGGCGTGATGCAGAAATTTATCGATCAGTCGATTTCTGCCAATACGAACTACGATCCGTCACGCTTCCCGTCAGGAAAAGTGCCGATGCAGCAGTTGCTCAAAGACCTGCTCACCGCCTATAAGTTCGGGGTCAAAACGCTGTATTATCAGAACACCCGCGATGGCGCAGAAGATGCCCAGGACGATCTGGTGCCATCCATTCAGGATGATGGCTGCGAAAGCGGCGCATGTAAGATTTAA
- the nrdB gene encoding class Ia ribonucleoside-diphosphate reductase subunit beta: protein MAYTTFSQTKNDQLLEPMFFGQPVNVARYDQQKYDIFEKLIEKQLSFFWRPEEVDVSRDRIDYQALPEHEKHIFISNLKYQTLLDSIQGRSPNVALLPLISIPELETWVETWAFSETIHSRSYTHIIRNIVNDPAIVFDDIVTNEQIQKRAEGISSYYDELIEMTSYWHLLGEGTHTVNGKTVTVNLRALKKKLYLCLMSVNALEAIRFYVSFACSFAFAERELMEGNAKIIRLIARDEALHLTGTQHMLNLLRSGVDDPEMAEIAEECKQECYDLFVQAALQEKEWADYLFRDGSMIGLNKDILCQYVEYITNIRMQAVGLDLPFQTRSNPIPWINTWLVSDNVQVAPQEVEVSSYLVGQIDAEVDTDDLSNFQL from the coding sequence ATGGCATACACCACATTTTCACAGACGAAAAACGATCAACTGCTGGAACCGATGTTTTTTGGTCAGCCGGTTAACGTGGCCCGCTACGATCAGCAAAAATATGACATCTTCGAAAAGCTGATCGAAAAGCAGCTCTCGTTCTTCTGGCGTCCTGAAGAGGTTGACGTTTCCCGCGACCGCATTGACTACCAGGCGCTGCCGGAACATGAAAAACACATTTTTATCAGTAACCTGAAGTATCAGACGCTGCTGGACTCTATTCAGGGACGTAGCCCGAACGTGGCGCTGCTGCCGCTGATCTCCATTCCGGAACTGGAAACCTGGGTCGAAACCTGGGCCTTCTCCGAAACCATTCATTCGCGCTCTTACACCCATATCATCCGTAATATCGTTAACGATCCGGCTATTGTGTTTGATGACATCGTCACCAACGAGCAGATCCAGAAACGTGCGGAAGGCATTTCCAGCTATTACGATGAGCTGATTGAGATGACCAGCTACTGGCATCTGCTGGGCGAAGGGACGCACACCGTGAACGGCAAAACCGTCACCGTGAACCTGCGCGCGCTGAAGAAAAAACTGTATCTGTGCCTGATGAGCGTCAACGCGCTGGAAGCCATCCGCTTCTACGTCAGCTTCGCCTGCTCATTTGCTTTCGCCGAGCGCGAACTGATGGAAGGCAACGCTAAAATCATTCGTCTGATTGCCCGTGACGAAGCGCTGCACCTGACCGGCACTCAGCACATGCTGAACCTGTTGCGCAGCGGCGTTGACGATCCGGAAATGGCGGAAATTGCCGAAGAGTGTAAGCAGGAGTGCTATGACCTGTTTGTGCAGGCCGCCCTGCAGGAAAAAGAGTGGGCAGACTATCTGTTCCGCGACGGTTCGATGATTGGCCTGAACAAAGACATTCTTTGCCAGTACGTCGAATACATCACCAACATTCGTATGCAGGCGGTCGGTCTGGATCTGCCGTTCCAGACCCGCTCTAACCCGATTCCGTGGATCAACACCTGGCTGGTGTCCGATAACGTTCAGGTGGCTCCGCAGGAAGTGGAAGTGAGCTCCTATCTGGTCGGGCAGATCGACGCTGAAGTCGATACCGACGATTTGAGTAACTTCCAGCTCTGA
- the yfaE gene encoding ferredoxin-like diferric-tyrosyl radical cofactor maintenance protein YfaE — protein MGRVTLRITGTQLLCQDEHPSLLAALESHNVEVEYQCREGYCGSCRTRLIAGQVDWIAEPLAFIQPGEILPCCCRAKGDIEIEM, from the coding sequence ATGGGACGCGTCACGCTGCGCATCACTGGCACACAGTTGTTGTGCCAGGATGAACACCCTTCCCTGCTTGCCGCGCTTGAGTCGCACAACGTTGAAGTGGAATACCAGTGCCGCGAAGGCTATTGCGGCTCATGCCGTACCCGACTGATTGCCGGGCAGGTCGACTGGATCGCCGAGCCTTTAGCGTTCATTCAGCCAGGCGAAATTTTGCCCTGCTGTTGCAGGGCAAAAGGCGACATTGAAATTGAGATGTAG
- the inaA gene encoding lipopolysaccharide kinase InaA, translated as MVQEEFNHWWATEGDWVEEPNYRRKGMSGVQCIERDGKKLYVKRMTQHLFHSVRYPFGRPTIVREIEVINELARAGVIVPKIVYGKATKIDGEWRALLITEDMKGFVSIEEWYKQHAVTPYPDEVREAMLNAVALAFKKMHSVNRQHGCCYVRHIYVKTEGTVEAGFLDLEKSRRRLRRHQAAHHDFSQLEKYLSPIPKADWEQVKAYYYAL; from the coding sequence ATGGTGCAGGAAGAGTTTAATCACTGGTGGGCAACGGAAGGCGATTGGGTCGAAGAACCGAATTATCGACGCAAAGGGATGAGCGGTGTGCAATGCATCGAACGTGACGGAAAGAAACTGTATGTGAAGCGGATGACACAACACCTGTTTCACTCGGTACGCTATCCCTTCGGACGTCCGACGATTGTGCGCGAAATCGAGGTGATCAACGAACTGGCCCGCGCGGGCGTTATCGTGCCGAAAATTGTCTATGGAAAAGCGACAAAAATTGACGGTGAGTGGCGTGCGCTGCTGATCACCGAAGATATGAAAGGCTTTGTGAGCATCGAGGAGTGGTATAAACAGCATGCGGTGACGCCGTATCCTGATGAGGTGCGCGAGGCAATGCTAAACGCGGTCGCGCTGGCCTTTAAAAAGATGCACAGCGTCAATCGTCAGCACGGCTGCTGCTACGTACGTCATATCTATGTGAAAACGGAAGGAACGGTGGAAGCCGGGTTTTTAGATCTGGAAAAAAGCCGTCGTCGTTTGCGTCGCCATCAAGCGGCACACCATGACTTCTCCCAGCTTGAGAAATACCTGAGTCCCATCCCGAAAGCGGACTGGGAACAGGTGAAAGCGTATTACTACGCGTTGTAA
- the glpQ gene encoding glycerophosphodiester phosphodiesterase yields the protein MKTALKNLSLTLMMAGAVMGSHALAASNTDKVVIAHRGASGYLPEHTLPAKAMAYAQGADYLEQDLVMTKDDQLVVLHDHYLDRVTDVAERFPDRARKDGRYYAIDFTLDEIKSLKFTEGFDLENGKKVQTYPGRFPMGKSDFRVHTFAEEIEFIQGLNHSTGKNIGIYPEIKAPWFHHQEGKDIATKTLEVLKQYGYSDKQDKVYLQSFDVAELKRIKNELEPKMGMDLNLVQLIAYTDWNETQEKQPDGSWVNYNYDWMFKPGAMKQVAEYADGIGPDYHMLIDEKSTKGNIVLTGMVQDAHQNKMTVHPYTVRADQLPDYTTDVDQLYDILYNQAGVDGLFTDFPDKAVMFLRKE from the coding sequence ATGAAGACAGCACTGAAAAACCTGAGTCTGACGCTGATGATGGCGGGCGCGGTAATGGGAAGTCATGCCCTGGCCGCCAGTAACACGGATAAAGTCGTGATTGCCCACCGTGGCGCGAGTGGCTATCTGCCGGAGCATACGCTGCCCGCGAAAGCGATGGCTTATGCGCAGGGGGCGGATTATCTGGAGCAGGATCTGGTGATGACCAAAGACGACCAACTGGTCGTCCTGCATGATCACTATCTGGATCGCGTGACGGATGTTGCTGAGCGTTTTCCGGATCGTGCGCGCAAAGACGGTCGCTACTACGCCATCGACTTTACGCTGGACGAAATCAAATCCCTGAAGTTTACCGAAGGGTTTGATCTGGAAAATGGCAAGAAGGTGCAAACCTATCCTGGCCGTTTCCCGATGGGTAAATCGGACTTCCGCGTGCATACCTTTGCCGAAGAGATCGAGTTTATTCAGGGGCTGAACCATTCCACCGGCAAGAACATCGGTATCTATCCGGAGATCAAAGCGCCGTGGTTCCATCATCAGGAAGGGAAGGACATTGCGACGAAGACGCTGGAAGTGCTGAAACAGTACGGTTACAGCGACAAGCAGGACAAAGTCTATTTGCAAAGTTTTGATGTAGCAGAACTCAAGCGCATCAAAAATGAGCTGGAACCTAAAATGGGGATGGACCTGAACCTGGTGCAACTGATTGCCTATACCGACTGGAATGAAACCCAGGAGAAGCAACCGGACGGCAGTTGGGTCAATTACAACTACGACTGGATGTTCAAACCGGGGGCGATGAAGCAGGTGGCGGAATACGCGGACGGCATCGGTCCGGATTACCACATGCTGATTGATGAGAAGTCGACGAAAGGCAACATCGTACTGACGGGCATGGTGCAGGATGCCCATCAGAATAAGATGACGGTTCATCCTTATACGGTGCGCGCCGATCAGTTGCCGGACTACACGACGGATGTGGATCAGCTGTACGACATTCTGTACAACCAGGCGGGGGTGGACGGGCTGTTCACCGACTTCCCCGACAAAGCGGTGATGTTCTTACGTAAAGAGTAA
- the glpT gene encoding glycerol-3-phosphate transporter — MLSIFKPAAHKARLPAAEIDPTYRRLRWQIFLGIFFGYAAYYLVRKNFALAMPYLVEQGFSRGDLGFALSGISIAYGFSKFIMGSVSDRSNPRVFLPAGLILAAAVMLFMGFVPWATSSIAVMFVLLFLCGWFQGMGWPPCGRTMVHWWSQKERGGIVSVWNCAHNVGGGIPPLLFLLGMAWFNDWKAALYMPAFGAILVAIFAFALMRDTPQSCGLPPIEEYKNDYPDDYNEKAEEELTAKQIFMQYILPNKLLWYIAIANVFVYLLRYGILDWSPTYLKEVKHFALDKSSWAYFLYEYAGIPGTLLCGWMSDKVFRGNRGATGVFFMTLVTIATIVYWMNPAGNPTVDMICMIVIGFLIYGPVMLIGLHALELAPKKAAGTAAGFTGLFGYLGGSVAASAIVGYTVDFFGWDGGFMVMIGGSILAVILLIVVMIGEKRHHDEMQLKRNGG; from the coding sequence ATGTTGAGTATTTTTAAACCAGCGGCGCATAAAGCTCGCTTGCCTGCAGCGGAGATCGATCCGACATACCGTCGGCTTCGCTGGCAAATATTTTTGGGGATATTCTTTGGCTATGCCGCGTACTATCTGGTGCGCAAGAACTTTGCTCTGGCGATGCCGTATCTGGTTGAGCAGGGGTTTTCCCGAGGTGATTTAGGCTTTGCGCTGTCGGGGATCTCTATTGCCTACGGGTTTTCGAAATTCATCATGGGGTCGGTTTCGGATCGCTCGAATCCGCGCGTTTTCCTGCCGGCAGGTCTGATTCTGGCGGCGGCGGTGATGCTGTTCATGGGCTTTGTGCCGTGGGCGACATCGAGCATCGCCGTGATGTTTGTGCTGCTGTTCCTTTGTGGATGGTTCCAGGGAATGGGGTGGCCGCCGTGCGGACGTACCATGGTGCACTGGTGGTCGCAGAAAGAACGTGGCGGGATCGTATCCGTCTGGAACTGCGCGCATAACGTCGGTGGCGGGATCCCTCCGCTGTTGTTCCTGCTCGGGATGGCCTGGTTTAACGACTGGAAAGCGGCGCTGTATATGCCAGCGTTCGGCGCCATTCTGGTGGCGATTTTCGCTTTCGCGCTGATGCGTGATACCCCGCAATCCTGTGGTCTGCCGCCAATCGAAGAGTACAAAAACGACTACCCGGATGACTACAACGAAAAAGCGGAAGAAGAACTGACGGCGAAGCAGATCTTCATGCAATACATCCTGCCGAACAAATTGCTGTGGTACATCGCTATTGCGAACGTGTTCGTTTATCTGCTGCGCTATGGCATCCTCGACTGGTCTCCGACCTATCTGAAAGAAGTGAAGCACTTTGCGCTGGATAAGTCCTCCTGGGCCTATTTCCTCTATGAATATGCGGGGATCCCGGGGACGCTGCTGTGCGGCTGGATGTCGGACAAAGTGTTCCGTGGCAACCGTGGCGCGACCGGCGTGTTCTTTATGACGCTGGTGACAATTGCCACCATCGTTTACTGGATGAACCCGGCTGGTAACCCGACCGTCGATATGATTTGTATGATTGTGATCGGCTTCCTGATTTACGGTCCGGTGATGCTGATTGGTCTGCATGCGCTGGAACTGGCACCGAAAAAAGCCGCAGGGACGGCAGCGGGCTTTACCGGCCTGTTTGGCTACCTCGGCGGTTCCGTGGCGGCCAGCGCCATCGTCGGCTACACCGTGGACTTCTTCGGCTGGGACGGCGGCTTCATGGTGATGATCGGCGGCAGCATCCTGGCGGTGATTCTGTTGATTGTGGTGATGATCGGTGAGAAACGCCACCATGATGAGATGCAACTGAAACGCAACGGGGGCTAA